The sequence below is a genomic window from Hydractinia symbiolongicarpus strain clone_291-10 chromosome 10, HSymV2.1, whole genome shotgun sequence.
ATAATGATATGATTCCTGAAGAagataaacaacaaaaagtcaatatttaaataCTACTGAATGTACCATCTGGGAGCGGAAACAATGAGTTGCCAAAAATTTCTAATTTTCTTATTTGAACAATTCCTATCAACGCGAGATCTGGAAAGTGCATAATTTTCTAACCAGAATTTCTTCTGAATAAAATGAAACAGCATGCAGATGCTTGTCTTCAAAACAAAGAAATGCCAGTTGTATGGAAAATCAATTTTTGTAACTCTTAAATGTTCAGACATGCGCATGAGCGAAAAAATCAGTCCAGTTAGCCGGGCTGAAGCAATCACATAAGAAATTTACAACCCGCCTAACCAAGAGCTTGGTTAGACGAGCTGGAACATTTTATGAGAAATCTATAGTAGAAGCGAGATCTTAGCCAAGCAGGCCAGCTCGCTTAACCGGGCTGGTCACCTCATATGGTCAGCCTAAATGTAGAAAGTGGACGAGAAAAAGCAAGCAGACAAACTTTTGCATTTATGCGCATATCTTGAGCATCGGCACCAATTTTTCAAAACGAAAGTTAACTTGTTATGTCCGAACAAATATTGAATCAATTTAGATAAACTTTCTGTGTCTTGGGaggtaatatttaaaaattcattctaagtaaattataaataaatcatAGCGCAACCAATGATCAATTCAGTTTGAACCAGAATTTCATGACTGGGTAATTCAAACTTGGACTTCTTACACCGGAGGAAAAGAGAAAGGCTCGGACCGATGGTCGGTGTAGTTGTGGGCAGTTGAGTGCTGTCACAAAATTGatgaaataaaatgtttcaaATAAGAAGGTGGTcagtttatttcattttattttaaatcctTTGCAAATACAAAACAAGTACTTTAATTATTACGCATGTAATATTAAGCTCTAAACAATAGAAGCAAcgactaaaaaaatttttaaagaaaaataatttgcatATCAACGGGTCGCTGCTGAATGTCATCAACATTCCTACACTCCCCCGTCTTCATTAATGTTCCTCTGCTtaagtaaaaaacattttcacggCCCCTAACaactaatttatatatttattaggATGGAATGTTTCCAGTTTTCATCCTTCCttagtagttttttttttttttttttttttttttttttcgccaaaagaaatttacatacaACTATTTCAAAATTACAGATACAAGTTCTACATACACATAAGTACAGGCATAAATTTCTACAttaggatatatatatatacatatatatatacataactgTATCACGTACGTAGAATAAAATGGCAGGAGTAAGTAGAAGACTATGCAGTCTTATCATCTCACACCTTACATAGCCGTCATTAAAAAGAGcgtcaaataaaaattgataattaaaaacttaataaaatattaaatgttatgttaaataaaagaaagcgtTTAATTATCACACGTAGTGTTGATTCAGAAGAAGACTTGTTCGTTATTACTTCGTAACAGCTGATTTCTTAgtgcaattttaaattgttttgtagatGGAATGCTTTTTATCTCATCGTTTAGAAGCATGCTCCAGAGTTTTGGGCCTCggtttgatattgaaaattttgttacattagATATGATTTTTGGCCGAAGGAAATTATTACCTGAAAATCTAGTTGGATATTTATGTTGAACTTTCTTAATTAATGTAATGAATATATTTGgtgctattaaatttttaatcttataCAATTTGTTTCCGTCATTGTAgtagaaaagataattaaaaagaaaatataaatcgTGTAAATAAGAAAGCGTTAAACAATGTTTTTCGGTTTCTTAAACTCCCTAACAACAAGACGATCATAAAGAACGATAGCATATTTACCATTTTCTCTATGAATCTTCATTTCCTTGAAGAGATTCGCCCTAATCTGATTCGTCGAAGTGGAGTAATCCTCATTTACATATATTCCGGTGCCTTTTAGTTTCTTCGAGTTGCTTAAAATATTAACTTTATCCTTATAGTCCAACAGTTTAAGTACGATAGTACGCTTTTTCCCATTGCTTTTCTCTCCTGTGCGGTGTGCTCTCTCTACGTGCACATTCGACAATCCTAATTTGTGTTCAAATAAATTGACCACTTTCTTTTCAGTATCGTCCCAACTCTCCGTATCGCTTTTTTCCAACCCATCAATACGTAAATTGTTTCTTCTTTGTCTATCCTCTAAGTGTCGTAGTTTTTCCTCATAATTACTCAATTGTTCTTTACGATTCGTTGTCTGTTCAAGTAAGCCAgcttccatttttttaaaactttcctcATTTAAACTTTGTGTCACTGTCAGGCTTTCCTCTATATCTCTTTTGTCCTTTTCTAAggctttaattttttcaattgctccaaaaagattattttttaatgtcctATTTTCTTCTTGGATAGCTTCATATGATGATGCAATTTCTTTCAGTTTTTTGTCTAATTCACCAATCTGTTCGTTTGTGATCTTCAGATTACTGCTAATTAACTGAACAATATCCTGCTGTTGCTTTTGaaacattgttgtaaaaatatcacGCACCATTTCCACAGAAATTATGTTCACTTGATTAGATTCCATATTTGTAAATATAAGTATTGAGTAAGTATTAAGTAAAatagtaaaatttaaataaaatatcaaaatttaaattcccTCTTCCGCAGTAGTTAAAAACACGTCCGCTCTCGTAGTTGGGTCCGCTCTTGTAGTTGGGTACAAAAATCCAATTCTTGTTGAAAAGCCGCCAGTCTAAATTAACCTGGCCCAAATTAAAGTCTATGCTAGAATGGTGACAAGTCTCAGTAAGTCAAGACAAAACAAGATCACTATATTACTAAAACAATAAGAactaaatataaacaaactactgaacaaaataatttttagtgtTCTATACTTCTTAAATAATTAAGAATGTCATTATGTCATCTCCTTTCAGTTTAAATCCCATTGTGTCATTTCCAGAGGACCTATATGAACTTCAGAAGATCTTGTCTCCTTTGACAAATCATCCATATTTACCGGAGGAAAGAAGtacatcaaatttaaaagtaAGGATGCCAATATGGATGGAACGATCATGAAATAAAACATGACTTTGTAGCTACTTGTTCCACTTGAAAAGTATCCAACCAAGACGGGACCCAACACGAAAGTTATTGCTCCTAGACTCATTAAAAGTGTCCATCCTTCCAACAGTAAGTTTTTTCCAGTTATACTCAATAATATAATGGACTGTTGCGCTTTATGTGCACCATCGAATATCATATAGCAAATGGCAAATAGAATTAGCTGATAAAATTCCACCGAAAAAGATCCAACAACTGCTGTCAACCCTGACATGATCATTAATATTTTATAGAAAATCATTTTGTTCATACATTGTATATCAAATACTTTCCCAAGACATAAACGACCGATTATGTTTCCCAATGACAAGTACACGGGTAACCAGTTTGCGTCATTTCTGTCAGTACCAGACTCTATTGCATGTTGAACAAGATGGGTTAAGGAAACAGAAGCGTCTAAAGATCCCAAAGTGGTTGCTagtaaaaatatcaaataatgtcttttttttaaaagacgttTGTATTTGTTCCAGCCCTTTGTGCTTTTCTTTCTTTGAAGTGAATGAAGATTTGGAGTATCCGACGAGTGGTTTCTCCACAGTAACCCACAAGGTGTGCAAATTGAAATCACAAGAAGACCCAACACTCTGAGTGCAACTCTCCAACAGAATTTTCTATTTAGATAGCTTATCAATGGTGATAGAAACAGTGGTGTAATGAAAGATCCTGTTGTTGCAAACGCGGTAGCGAATGAGACATGTTTGTGAAAATACTTGGGAATAATCATTATTATTGGAGTAGCTAACAACAGCAAACCAATTCCTGTCAGGAAACTGTAGGTAAAGAATAGAAGATAGACATTTGTAACATAGGACGATAACAGTAAGGATACTCCAGTTAAAATGCTTCCAAATACTGAACCAATCTGAAATCCTTTTAATTTCCGATATATAGTTGGATATAGGGGTGATAGAAGTAACAACAATCCTAAAGGCAACCCTGTGATCCATGCAACAGttccttttgaaattttgaactCTTCCAACCAAACACTATAGAATATACCACTGACGTGTTGAATACCCCATGTAAAGCCAGATATCATAGATGACGAAAATAGAACTACCCACGACCAGTTTCTGTCTGTTGAAGTTGATGAACTTTCGAAAAATTCAATGGCAGCCAACAGTGTTGTTTTAATGACAGACATCGTTTCTCGGTTTATGTCTTTTCCTTTAACGAACGCcaaggttttttaaaattgaacttCCTCAATGTTCAACGTGTTTCATCAATAATATAACCTGgaaaacaaatttttggcttaaaaaacatttacattgtaaattttataatagTCTCTATTATAGTAAggtaataattttaataaaccgAATTTAAACCTCAAATTGACGTCATTGTCTTGCAGTcaatataaaacatgtctggccaGAAACAGGAGcggatcttgtttttttttttgactggtGTGTAAAAGCCTGGAAGAGGCTTCATCGCCTGCTTGAGCGGTAATTTTTTACATCTGGGGCACTCCCTAACGGGTCCAGCCAACGCCCCTAAACGGAAGTTCCTCGAGTTCCAGGTCCCACAGACAAATGTCTCTTGCCCAAAACGCTCGGTTACCGTTTCTCTTGATATGTTTTAAACTTcaaatcaattttttgaaaaacagaaTGTTTGGTCGCTGAAACCTCTCAGGTAAAAGATGCTGCAtcttttaagctagctagtttGTTGCTTAGCTATGACAAAGTGATTTACATTTGCGATTCTTTAAAGTGTTTAAAGCCCTTATTTACGATGGCTCCTTATGGCTCACTTTTCCTCTAATTTAAAAGCACTTCTCTTCTATGACACAAACAGTTCTCTTCCGCATTTTTATAATCCTCGTCTGTATTTTGACGCTTCATTTCTGCACGTAACACTTCCCTGCATGTGGTTGGAAACTTTCTCTTcacaactaaatttaaaaatctggtCCCCAATTTTACACCCGTGGTCtctatatttttttcacatttcgcAAGAAGTATACTTTACTAACACGTGCTCATCTCAAGG
It includes:
- the LOC130612966 gene encoding monocarboxylate transporter 12-like; the encoded protein is MSVIKTTLLAAIEFFESSSTSTDRNWSWVVLFSSSMISGFTWGIQHVSGIFYSVWLEEFKISKGTVAWITGLPLGLLLLLSPLYPTIYRKLKGFQIGSVFGSILTGVSLLLSSYVTNVYLLFFTYSFLTGIGLLLLATPIIMIIPKYFHKHVSFATAFATTGSFITPLFLSPLISYLNRKFCWRVALRVLGLLVISICTPCGLLWRNHSSDTPNLHSLQRKKSTKGWNKYKRLLKKRHYLIFLLATTLGSLDASVSLTHLVQHAIESGTDRNDANWLPVYLSLGNIIGRLCLGKVFDIQCMNKMIFYKILMIMSGLTAVVGSFSVEFYQLILFAICYMIFDGAHKAQQSIILLSITGKNLLLEGWTLLMSLGAITFVLGPVLVGYFSSGTSSYKVMFYFMIVPSILASLLLNLMYFFPPVNMDDLSKETRSSEVHIGPLEMTQWDLN
- the LOC130612965 gene encoding uncharacterized protein LOC130612965 is translated as MESNQVNIISVEMVRDIFTTMFQKQQQDIVQLISSNLKITNEQIGELDKKLKEIASSYEAIQEENRTLKNNLFGAIEKIKALEKDKRDIEESLTVTQSLNEESFKKMEAGLLEQTTNRKEQLSNYEEKLRHLEDRQRRNNLRIDGLEKSDTESWDDTEKKVVNLFEHKLGLSNVHVERAHRTGEKSNGKKRTIVLKLLDYKDKVNILSNSKKLKGTGIYVNEDYSTSTNQIRANLFKEMKIHRENGKYAIVLYDRLVVREFKKPKNIV